A single region of the Sorghum bicolor cultivar BTx623 chromosome 7, Sorghum_bicolor_NCBIv3, whole genome shotgun sequence genome encodes:
- the LOC8070001 gene encoding protein FAR-RED IMPAIRED RESPONSE 1 has product MSHLLANAEIPTGCRPPTIVEGRETDLWVDGRKEGSNWGSRDGVPVAITRGKEMVETNPSSSNQPNQHEVDDDSVSGHHQIVATSSANRAAYVLEGSIDPILDQSLSNGAAVQPFEGVDVEITDDELVYEEEQDVVSSQPIVPFEGMEFDTIDEARRVYNAYAFKMGFSIRIGSSRSSRVTKQLIRKEFECSHARITPGEKEESASSNASSSAAATSKKKSATAVMTIATRKRSTLKKADCKAHMAVGLHNGRWRVVVFQVEHRHPLVKIKGRVMQLWSHRRISWADYELLKTLHHRNISTMQIMAVLGDFHGGVGNLTFNSKDVSNMRTHLRAGLRYRDMDAVLEYFQKLQAESPSFFYAIKLDAENAVRGLFWVDGRSRELYKCFRDCIFFDTTFYTNRYNMPFAPIVGINNHAQSILLGCALLPDETTETFVWVLQTLKDAMGGIAPTNIMTDQDRAMKAAIA; this is encoded by the exons ATGTCTCATCTGCTGGCCAACGCCGAGATCCCCACGGGCTGCCGTCCCCCGACGATTGTTGAGGGCCGTGAGACAGATCTATGGGTAGACGGGCGCAAGGAGGGCTCAAACTGGGGCTCAAGGGATGGAGTGCCTGTTGCAATCACCAGGGGCAAGGAGATGGTGGAGACGAACCCTTCTTCTTCAAATCAACCCAATCAGCAT GAGGTTGATGACGATTCTGTTAGTGGACATCACCAGATTGTTGCAACTTCAAGCGCTAATAGGGCTGCCTATGTTTTAGAA GGTTCCATTGACCCTATTCTTGATCAGAGTCTTTCTAACGGGGCAGCAGTTCAGCCGTTTGAGGGTGTTGATGTGGAGATAACTGATGATGAGTTGGTGTATGAAGAAGAACAGGACGTTGTTAGCTCCCAACCAATTGTTCCATTTGAAGGGATGGAGTTTGATACAATAGATGAAGCAAGGAGGGTGTACAACGCTTATGCATTCAAGATGGGATTCAGTATCAGGATAGGCTCATCAAGAAGTAGTCGTGTGACTAAACAATTGATAAGGAAGGAGTTTGAATGTTCGCATGCAAGGATTACACCTGGTGAAAAGGAAGAAAGTGCATCGAGTAATGCATCATCATCGGCAGCAGCTACATCCAAGAAGAAGAGTGCAACAGCAGTAATGACCATTGCAACAAGGAAACGAAGCACGTTAAAGAAGGCAGATTGTAAGGCACATATGGCTGTGGGTCTACATAACGGAAGGTGGAGGGTTGTGGTGTTTCAAGTAGAGCATAGACACCCTTTGGTGAAGATAAAGGGCAGGGTAATGCAGCTGTGGTCGCACAGACGAATATCATGGGCAGATTATGAGCTATTGAAGACACTGCACCATCGAAACATATCCACCATGCAAATCATGGCAGTGCTAGGAGACTTCCATGGAGGCGTGGGAAACCTAACCTTCAACAGTAAGGATGTCTCCAATATGAGGACACACTTGAGGGCAGGACTACGGTACAGAGACATGGATGCTGTCCTAGAGTATTTTCAGAAGTTGCAAGCCGAGAGCCCTAGCTTCTTCTATGCTATCAAGCTAGATGCTGAGAATGCTGTAAGGGGGTTGTTTTGGGTTGATGGCAGATCAAGGGAGTTGTACAAGTGCTTCAGGGATTGCATATTCTTTGACACGACATTCTACACTAACCGGTACAACATGCCCTTTGCACCAATTGTTGGGATCAACAATCATGCCCAAAGCATCCTACTAGGTTGTGCTCTGCTTCCGGATGAGACTACTGAAACATTTGTGTGGGTGCTTCAAACGCTCAAGGATGCAATGGGTGGAATAGCACCAACCAACATCATGACTGACCAAGATAGGGCTATGAAAGCTGCAATAGCATAG
- the LOC8071057 gene encoding uncharacterized protein LOC8071057, producing MDAAHAVDIASLARELREDLATADAPAARSASGWPVVIAEVSALTRNVSPEAYDPYHVSIGPYHHIRNPDLARHEDKIRSLSAVLSAASGGVTLEAYLDVVARMEAQARSCYAHNFNLESNAFVRMLLLDACYVLVHFGGVGVGVGVGGRRGSGRDMMEAVGVVRDVIYLAENQIPFFVVDEIHKLTTPDGGGVPAAEAIAGYVRELLRGQQYSVAMPAVAGPPGPGNLLHLLHMHLTPTATAVLVSSSRATTGSRVAASQRRFGRWRSATEYYCAGVGFRSRALVGKGARSILDVRLDGRGGTLEIPRLRIDAETSRLLRNLMALEQSNPAEAGSHVTAYCVFLSQMAGTVRDVELLSRRGIIAHGLGSHDEVAACLAGLCKGVAFGGDDPGGNYLRATWQGLEESFRSRPRRWAAWLMLKYFRNPWLAVGLAAAGVGLVCTVVQAVYAVMAYTPDA from the coding sequence ATGGATGCTGCGCATGCTGTGGACATCGCTTCCCTGGCCCGGGAACTGAGGGAGGACCTAGCCACCGCGGACGCGCCGGCGGCGCGGTCCGCCAGCGGCTGGCCCGTCGTCATCGCCGAGGTCTCCGCGCTCACCCGCAACGTCAGCCCGGAGGCGTACGACCCGTACCACGTCTCCATTGGCCCGTACCACCACATCAGGAACCCAGACCTCGCCAGGCACGAGGACAAGATCAGGAGCCTCAGCGCCGTCctgtcggcggcgagcggcggcgtgACGCTAGAAGCCTACCTCGATGTGGTCGCCCGCATGGAGGCCCAAGCCAGGAGCTGCTACGCCCACAACTTCAACCTGGAGAGCAACGCCTTTGTGCGCATGCTGCTGCTCGACGCGTGCTACGTGCTAGTCCATttcggcggcgtcggcgtcggcgtcggcgtcggaggGCGCCGCGGGAGCGGCCGCGACATGATGGAGGCCGTCGGGGTGGTGCGCGACGTGATCTACCTCGCGGAGAACCAGATACCGTTCTTCGTCGTCGACGAGATCCACAAGCTCACCACtccggacggcggcggcgttccTGCGGCTGAAGCGATCGCGGGCTACGTCCGGGAGCTCCTGCGAGGGCAGCAGTACTCGGTGGCGATGCCGGCGGTGGCTGGGCCTCCGGGTCCAGGCAACCTTCTGCATCTGCTGCACATGCACCTGACGCCCACAGCGACAGCGGTACTCGTCTCGTCGTCACGCGCGACGACCGGCAGCAGAGTCGCCGCCAGCCAGCGTCGGTTCGGCCGGTGGCGCTCGGCGACGGAGTACTACTGCGCCGGCGTGGGGTTCAGGAGCCGGGCTCTCGTCGGCAAAGGAGCTCGCTCGATCCTCGACGTGAGGCTGGACGGCCGCGGCGGCACGCTGGAGATCCCGCGCCTGAGGATCGACGCCGAGACGTCGCGGCTGCTGCGGAACCTGATGGCGCTGGAGCAGAGCAACCCGGCGGAGGCCGGGAGCCACGTGACGGCGTACTGCGTCTTCCTGTCGCAGATGGCCGGCACGGTGCGGGACGTGGAGCTGCTGTCGAGGCGCGGGATCATCGCGCACGGCCTCGGCAGCCACGACGAGGTCGCTGCGTGCCTGGCGGGCCTCTGCAAGGGCGTCGCGTTCGGGGGTGACGACCCCGGCGGCAACTACCTGCGCGCGACGTGGCAGGGGCTGGAGGAGAGCTTCCGAAGCCGGCCGCGCCGGTGGGCGGCGTGGCTCATGCTCAAGTACTTCAGGAACCCGTGGCTCGCCGTCGGgctcgcggcggccggcgtgggGCTGGTTTGTACCGTGGTGCAGGCGGTGTACGCCGTCATGGCTTACACACCAGATGCTTAA